cttcgtgttttcgcatacttgcaaaaattgctataagcgcgaacgcgtgctccgattgccttgaaatttggcacaaagaaaggaagtccaaaggcgaatcctagcatcaaatttggtgcaaatccgatgaatggttcaggagttatgtcCGATTAATCACGTAAAACAAGatagatttgttgtcacgcctacagggtaaaccgcttcatggaatgagttgaaaactactatgtagatggagtaactatcataggagtgccttttggtggtttgaaaggaatcaagataaagatagggtccgcaacgcgaaaaatcgatatcctccaatcaactacttaactattgtcatgtgttaggctaagtgtaacttacataacaccagcgtggcagccaagtttgtcactttcttctggtagaaaacggtacaaatgtcttaaaatcacgtgatttttcgttgcagcggttcgtagggttcttcgtatgctacgatattcactctcaacattgttcaagtagtctatcatcaactcaaagtattggtggtttgattttattggtcagtttctggtggcagcacgatctgtgcagctttttggcgacagacaaaatgttttttcctctggagcacaggacaagcagagcagcaactgcgccgtgggtcagcaatgaccagtactaggtaaagtacctgcatgcggagtatggttataattgaagcttgttagccatctggctgagccatctatatgctgaaattcggccaaaacgacacgatttttgcaaacaaataccagaatggttgatacatcagtgagacagtctccaacagcaaggatacgaagcttataaacacttaacaatacggctatctcgcccagtaaacgcatagagcaatccaatgcatgaaataggcactcacgtgatcgaaattcaaatcgcggagaTACCCAtaaaatcgctttcatttctgaataggaaccatgcagtgtgctccttttgtaaatatttctgcTAATTGTTTGCTCAGGCGTGATCTGGGCCAGTACAGGTGTGtgttatgctgtgatggcaccATAGGGAGAGCCTTGGACTggtgggctaatcgagatgctgaacgtAATGCACGCAAaatgattgtcacttgattccaagtgattttaaggtcattggaatagattatggttgtatttttcgagatttgaatatcgatcacgtgagtgcctatttcatgcattggattgctctatgcgtttattgggcgagatagccgtattgctaggtgtttataagctttgtatcctttgctgttggagactatctcactgatgtatcaaccattctggtatttatttgcaaaaatcgtgtcgttttggccgaatttcagcatatagatggctcagccagatggctaacaagtttcaattataaccatactccgcatgcaggtactttacctagtgctggtcattgctgacccacggcgcagttgctgctctgcttgtcttgtgctccagaggaagaaacattttgtctgtcgccaaaaagctgcacagatcgtgctgccaccagaaactgaccaatacaattaaaccaccaatactttgagtttatgatagactacttgaacaatgttgagagtgaatatcgtggcatacgaagaaccttacgaaccgctgcaacaaaaaatcacgtgattttaagacatttgtaccgttttctaccagaagaaagtgacaaacttggctgccacactggtgttatttaagttacacttagcctaacacatggcaatagttaggtagttgattgaaggatatcgatttttcgcgttgcggaccctaataaagaccatggagatatgacacaaaacccaacctgtgtcacaattacgcgatcgatttttattaataaaaaagtattagtttttacgcctactaggcaaaccgcttagagcaatgagctgaaaatcggtgtatagctggaataatcttcatagaaagtccttgtagtagtacagaagaatcggattacaaaccactgagttatgattcgaaagccaactccgtgtagcaaatgcgagatcgagatactctaatagaacagtcaccctaatagaatttttttttaaaccacACGTCTCTATGTAAAACAAAAAGGGAAAAAGAAAGAATTTACCtacgatactctaatagaacagtcaccctaacagagcattcagctaatttatttactccattatagaattctataacattacaagttattctgtaggggagttcagctacaaacagttaatcttatagacagtttagcaagaagcaagtcacctatagagagttcagctacaaatatattgctgtagtaattcagaacattacaagtcacactgaagagagttcagctataaacaagtcatgtaccctgtagagagttcagctacgaacaattcactctgtagaagttctgctacaaacaagtcttcatgcagagagtttaacaaccaaaatccaccatgtaaagacttcagctttactaacaagttatactctgtagagagtttagctacaaacaaatcacactgtagagagatcagatagaagccaccttgtagagggttcagctgtgaagtgatcactctagagagagttcaggtagaaaaaaaatcaccctgtagggaattcagctacaaagaaaccatcctgtagagagatcagctagaaacaagtcacctgtagagagatcagctacaaagaaaccatcctgtagagagttcagctacaaacaaatcaccctgcagagagtttggctacaaaaaatcaccatgtagagtattcagctacaaacaaatcaccttgtagagtgtacaactagacacaagtcacccagtagagagatcagctagaagaagttattttgtagagaaatcagcaagaagaaatcaccttgcagagagttcagctacaaagaaaccatcttgtagagagttcagctgcaaacaaatcaccctgtagagaattcagctacaaacaaatcgccctttagagagatcagctagaagaagtcaccttgtagagagttcagctacaaaaaaccaccctgtagagagttcagctgcaaacaaatcaccttgtaaagagttcagctataaacaagtcaccttatagagagatcagctacaaaattcatcttgtagagagttcagctacaaacaaatcaccctgtggagagttcagctacgaaaagatcactgtgtagatagttcagctataagaagtcaccttgtagagagttcagctacaaagaaacttgtagagagttcagctacaaagaaacctgtagagagttcagctgcaaacaaaccaccctgtagagaattcagctacaaataaatcgccctgtagaaagatcagctagaagaagttaccttgtagagagttcagctacaaacaaatcaccctgtagagagatcagctacaaacaagtcaccctgtagagatatcagctagacacaagttaccgtatagggatcagctacaaacaaatcaccctgtagaaatacgTTTTggaacaaatcaccatgtagagagttcagctagaaacaagtcactctgaaaagagttcagctagaaacaatgggagtttcaggtATAGTTCAGTTATgcataagaagtcaccttattacctttatctttcattgttgaatatacaaatatttagacaaaaagctgtacacaacatttcttcctttgttccacaattcctgctgaaaagaagaaaaaaaacaagttagaaggaagcaccaaagccagttaatggctggctttgtggcttgcaatacaaaaagaagtgatatcaaaatcaaaacagccaagctgtaaaaaaagagtgtggcacccaaaaaggccaggatgaaaaaagacactaggattcggcaccaaattcacctaaattgtcgtaattaaaatttttgccattaacctacagccatttcttggccgccaccttggatttcgcatcttttttcatcctggcctttttgggggctgcactcttttattacagcttggctgttttggtttagataatctATACACTTAAACATTCAGAACAAAAACTTACATCACATGCTTGAGTGTTAGAAAAGTGTACTACATCACTGGAAACCTGCATAATTGTAGCCAACTATTATCACTAAAGAAATAATACCTTAAAACTTGCTGATAGATAACACCTTCTCCAGAAGAATAGAATAACTATCACTATAATAACAATTATCAGTACTAGACCACCTAATACTCCTCCTATCACTGCACCCATTGGAGTTTCATCTTCACTCCTGTATTATTATAGTGATTTAAAACTGATATATGTAACTATTTAATTACTTACACAATAGGAGCAATAGATACTTCTGGAATACATGTTTGATTTTCTTGTACTGCCATAAAGCCAGCACCACAGCAATTACGCAGTTCTACATCTTCATCTACTGGTGGAATGATGATATATCCTGCATCATTACATATAGTACAATTGGTGGACTCTGGACCAACACATTCTGCACAATTAGGATGACATTGATCGCATGTTAAATTAAGCAAATTCTCATATTTGTTATCAGGACATGTTCCAAAAGCTCTACACTCAAATCTGTCACCATCACCCAAAAAGTTCTTCAAATTCTGACAAGCAATACATTCTTGTTGACTCCCACCAATACATCCATCACACTCTTCATGACATAACAGACAACGTTTGGCACTGACATATTCTCCATCTTCacaactaccaacacaaatggAGCGACCTTGACTGTCTTCTCTTGATGCAACTAAACATTGTGAACACTGATGGGCCTCAGGTCCATTACAAGATTGACAGTGCTCATGACAAGGATCACAAAATCTTGTTGGGAATGGAAATGGTTCAACAGGGTCAAACGgaagattcaaaaatgttctgtCAATACAGCCATCATCTGGTAGACACCTAACTTGACCTAAACTATAATTTCTCAACACATGATAACAACGATTACATCCACCATCTTCTAATCGATCACTAGGACCAGTACATCCAGCttgtggtacacacacactgttacATGGGAGACAGAAGTTAGTGTCATTAGGATAAGtatgtaatggacactgtgaaACACAAGTGATAGTGTTGCCAGCAGTGGGAAGAGCAAAGTTCTTACATCGACCAAAACAGTCACTAGGTGCCTGTAATATATGACACAAGCTAATGAAATATTATTGTAAAATGAACTTACTGGACCAGAACAAGCATCATTGCACTCTTCATGACACACTTTACATGTCATCGTAGAGTTGTTAGCGTAAGCAAATCTTAATAACAAATATGAGGTGACTGTAACTTACTATAACTATTACAAGGCATCTGCTTACACATTTAGTGATTGTAGTTTGGTGGACTCACAGGAGTCAACACAGATACGTTCAGCTCCATTCCTGTACAGGTAAACtttacacactacacagtcaGTATCAGCTGGACCCCAACACCGATATGTCTCATTACACTGGCTGTGACATGACATTCCTGCAGCAACTACAGTGAACAACAATTAATTATATAGGTGTAATAGTGGCCTGAGTTAtcgcctgatatgtacacccaagcccAAGGGCTGCAGGAAAGGACATGCATATCAGGAAAATCATGAGGGCATGTGATAAAACTGATATGTTCAAGGCCAACAATTGCAGGTTAATAGCCTGTGGTGGGCAACTAAttacccaagccaatacaaggcCAACCACTGGATTTActatagaataacttgtaaaatttgattatgggtcagcagcaactaACGTTTTGCTTACGTTTGTTAATATGAATGGGCAAGTCCTATGGGTATCAAAGAAAAGTTCAATTAATGAAATTGTTTAAGCACATTTTTGGCATAATTTCCATATGTGTGGTTAAAGCACTGTAGCGAGTGGCTGAGTGCAGTGTAAAAATGTGACAAAACTTGGCTTTGACACACAAAGCTTCATCAGTATATATGATAATTTTAAGTAGGCATTGTGTAGTTACTTCATAGTGCCTAAAGCACTGCAAACAATGGATGATAATATTATAGGTGGCAGTAATATGGGTTGTGGGTAGGGGGAGGTGGTATTATAGAAGtataaaatggagcaagaagacAAGCAAAGTGCAGAGGTCCaatttgggctctccatggacATTCCTTGCTCTCGAATCACTCCCAAATAAATGAGAACACAAGTGGCCAGCTATCTGAAGcttcccagctcactacacaccatttcAACAAAGCCATAGCTATTGAGTGGACCAAAACTTCCATTTGTGGCTTTCACAGAGTCTGATAAAGGCTGCCGCAGAAACCAGATTTGCCAGTTCTGAAGCAAAGATAGGGTGGAATATGAGTTagagtgtattaggccagcaatccgtTCCTGGAATAAATGATTTTGTGTGCGTGAAAGACAGGTTATCTCAAATCTAGCTACAAATATAGTTCCAGTATATAAGTGGCTAACAACGAAATGTCAAAACTACATTATCTGTACAAAATACCTAAGCTGTAAAAGGGTGCTACCTTCAAAagaccagggtgaaaaagttgtgaaattaaaggtaaTTGCCAAGAAATTGCAGCAATTATGTTAATGCCAATAATGTACAACCATTATTAATATTAACATAATTGCAggcatttcttggccaccaccgtCATTTTCACAACTTAAATTTTTCACTCTGGTCTTTCGAAGGctacacccttttttacagctgctTTGGAACTTCTTTTTACCCaaatttttcttttttacagGCACAATGCTAATTATGGAAGATGGAGgttatgatagtactgtattgtattgtaaattatttttatttacatGACCATCTGTTTGTAATATTGTGATATAGAGTGTACatatttttgaggatttctaatagaacacacatggaATGTTccagattttccattggtagatctattaAACTGAGCTGAGCAGCTGACAACAACAGTATCATTACAGGTAGGTATGGGGTATCGGGTTCGAACTCTGGACAACATTTTCCAACATTTTGAGCACTTTTTTTGCCACTCAACGACTGCTCAAATTTGACCTCCCAATTTTACACCAGGTTGGTTTATCCTTGCATATACTACTCTGTAGCTGTCATTGCGACTTCTCTTAAACCACACAAAGGTTTAAGCTATGGCGGTTAACCTATACACTTTCAGTTATTctcataagtggtttaccctgcaAACATTTTAACGCAAATAATCGTCCATAACCCTGTGAATGTGTTTACCAAACTTACACCAGACTTGATACGTGAATTCACCTCAAATTCGTTTTAATGCACACAAAATTTACTGGCAATTAAGTTgtgtatttgcattttatactggtttttgtaaagtgtacaAAGACAATCACTTGTGAAAacacaagaaaaaaaaacattttaaatTCATGAGGATTATTTTGCACAAATGCATaggctcaaatttggtatgtggtgtGCCAAAAGTGGATAATGCAAAATCATGTGCTTTTGAGAAGGTACCATAGAGTGCAGTTAATTGTAGTACCACAGTAATGATTACTGAACATAATAAGTGAATTTAAGATGTTTCATGTTTATGGTTATCCAGCCATCACCCAGTCctatgtgtacatacagtaaatgtgccgtgaagccacctaacttaaaggcaaatttcagggtacatactgtacagtatctTATAACTCCCTGGCTGGCTACAGTACATTTAAGTTAGTTATAGTACACGGTAGAATAAAAATGTACCATGGCTTTGATGTAGGAGCAATACCGTGGGTTTCTTTCTATAAAAATTCAGGCCAAAaccgattgtgggagtttattattcacATGATGAAAACCATGTGCTTTATTTGTGTCCTGCAGCAATCAAATAAAGGTGATTTATCACCCCTGCCACCCTTGAGTTGAGAAACATTTCATTAACTTTCACAGGATGCAACTACGTACTTACCACTTGACTTTGATGAAGTAGTCCTGGATCTTTGTATAAAATTTGGCTGCAGTGCACATTATGACCTTAACCTCTTTGTATAACCTTCCCTACCCTAGTGCTATGTGCATTAcaactatatacatgtagcagcagtgtgtgtgtgcacgcgtgtgtgcatgtgtgtgtgtgtgtgtgtgtgtgtgtgtgtgtgtgtgtgtgtgtgtgtgtgtgtgtgtgtgtgtgtgtgtgtgtgtgtgtgtgtgtgtgtgtgtgtgtgtgtgtgtgagtgtcaTAATGAGTTGAGTTTAAAAAGCATATTCCGGTATTGTAATATACTCTTCTAAGGTGATATCTGATGTTGACAATTTCTGAGTGATCATAATCATTATAAAATGGCTAATTTctatttgtaaatttttagaTTAATCATAAACTGTTTGGCTGAGGACATGCATACAATGGTATACCATGCTAGACATATATGCTCACATTTTTGCTGAAGTTCACTAGTTTACACGGAAAATAAAAATGATTTAATGTACTGCTAACCCCTTACCACATTCACTGTAAGGCTTTACTGCTGTAGCACCATCATATAAAACTATCAGGTTAGGTGATGTTATGTAATACTCCAACTCTCCAATATAACACAAGGTAGGATTGTTGACTACATAAGCACCCAacactgatatctctacaagtcTGGGAAAGTGTATTTGTGTCAAACTGACAGTGATAACCAAAGGATTAAAGGATGGGTTGTTGTCACTGATCTCTAGAGAGTCAAGATAAGTATCTGGTAAAGTAGTGTCACCCTGAAATCCTCCAATGTACATGAGGTTAGGAAGATAGTCAAACACTTCCTCTCCCCATCCACTTATAATCAGTCGTCCTAAAATCACCTCAATACTGGATAGGTCTTCTCTTGCCTGAGTCAAATTGAGATTTTGATCACTATGAAatattacaacataattatgtatagttCATATAGAGTCGGTCACTTACATAAACTGTTCATAAGTGACCACATTAAAAGTGAGGTCACCATTAACAATAGTACATCCAGAGAATGTCTGAACTGCTGCAGGTAATAATGCTCCATCTACTCCTCTACAAGCTAACAGCATATGCATACAAGTATAAATAACACAGATATTATTTACTTCTTCCTCCCACACACACTCCATTTGGACATGGTTCACAAACACGTCCCAATGTTTGGAAACCTGGTTGACACTCACTTACACAAAATGTTCCTTGTTCAAAACGAGTACCTGCGGATTAGTACCAGTACTATTACCGATACATTCATTGAATTAAGAGCTTACTAGGACACGACTCTACACAGAGTGAACCAGAATGAAATCTAAAATCATCATTGTTCTCAAATGTTTCAGTTTCTGTATTGTATACTATTCTTGGTGGGCAGTTTGTAACACAAGTACCGTTGCTGTCAAAATGTTCACATGCCTGCAATGTCATATATGTAGTATGATTAAAACTGTGCACTCAGTAGTATCCTCACAGTACACTGGTTATCATTAGGTCCCATACAACCAGCTGCACATTCTCTACTACAACATTGAGGATTCTCTGCAATGTTCAGGTAACACCTCCTAGTTGAACAGTCTTCAAAGCAAGTGCCAAAATTCTTTGTCACTATAGAACAGGATAATTACAATATCAAAGATATGAGCTTCTTACAAGTTTGACAAAATCTTGAGCTCCAACAATATTGGTACTCACAGTGTGAACAGTTACTAGCAATTATGTCTGTATTGCCTAAATGAAAATATCATTACACCATACACTGTTATGTACAAGCTTGACTTACTAGGACAATGATCATTTCCTATGTCTTGATATTGACTGTTAGGATCAGTAAGAATATCCTCCCACAGGACACCTCTGTGATTACAAGAGCTAACAGTCACAATGTACACATCTCCTAATGTGATCTCTGTCAGATTTGGTAGGTACACTGGTGCTGTAACATTAAGAATGACCACTGCTGGATTTCCTGTAGGAGGTATTAAATATTCAATCAAGTTACGTCCTCTGATCAGTCGTAAATTTGGTAGTGTTATATTATCAGTTACATTGATGTTCTGAATGAATAATGTGTCACCAATTTCCTCCACACTAGATAAGAAT
This portion of the Dysidea avara chromosome 12, odDysAvar1.4, whole genome shotgun sequence genome encodes:
- the LOC136241291 gene encoding epidermal growth factor receptor-like produces the protein MTCKVCHEECNDACSGPAPSDCFGRCKNFALPTAGNTITCVSQCPLHTYPNDTNFCLPCNSVCVPQAGCTGPSDRLEDGGCNRCYHVLRNYSLGQVRCLPDDGCIDRTFLNLPFDPVEPFPFPTRFCDPCHEHCQSCNGPEAHQCSQCLVASREDSQGRSICVGSCEDGEYVSAKRCLLCHEECDGCIGGSQQECIACQNLKNFLGDGDRFECRAFGTCPDNKYENLLNLTCDQCHPNCAECVGPESTNCTICNDAGYIIIPPVDEDVELRNCCGAGFMAVQENQTCIPEVSIAPIVSEDETPMGAVIGGVLGGLVLIIVIIVIVILFFWRRCYLSASFKVSSDVVHFSNTQACDVSFCSECLSV
- the LOC136241292 gene encoding melanoma receptor tyrosine-protein kinase-like translates to MSNEFCGCRVVDGSVNIIEKPMNETYSSTDFEFLSSVEEIGDTLFIQNINVTDNITLPNLRLIRGRNLIEYLIPPTGNPAVVILNVTAPVYLPNLTEITLGDVYIVTVSSCNHRGVLWEDILTDPNSQYQDIGNDHCPSNTDIIASNCSHCEYQYCWSSRFCQTLTKNFGTCFEDCSTRRCYLNIAENPQCCSRECAAGCMGPNDNQCTACEHFDSNGTCVTNCPPRIVYNTETETFENNDDFRFHSGSLCVESCPSTRFEQGTFCVSECQPGFQTLGRVCEPCPNGVCVGGRTCRGVDGALLPAAVQTFSGCTIVNGDLTFNVVTYEQFIDQNLNLTQAREDLSSIEVILGRLIISGWGEEVFDYLPNLIDQ